The following proteins come from a genomic window of Saccharicrinis carchari:
- a CDS encoding DUF2764 family protein, with product MAKNYYCLVAGLPDILLGDKKVPFTSIGLRDMLSEELAERDFSMVQALYLPFDHSNLINIYFEQNKEFDPRGNYSLNDLDPLINKKQLETLEGSNFPDYMIRFAELILFGDDEINSVDAEVKLYKMYAEYLHGFSNTFLQNYLQFELNQKNIFAALTGRKYEMNYEHELIGEGEVVEALIKSRSRDFGLANEIEYVESLVQIYEEENILQRELKIDRLKWEYLNESTFFNYFTIERVMAFVYKLFMIERWTELNEDEGKKMFQQLLSELKNSFEFPEEYKIRHGKKK from the coding sequence ATGGCAAAAAATTATTACTGTTTGGTTGCCGGCTTACCCGATATTTTATTGGGCGACAAAAAAGTACCGTTCACGTCCATCGGCCTGCGCGATATGCTGAGCGAAGAACTTGCCGAACGCGACTTTAGCATGGTGCAAGCCCTGTATTTGCCTTTCGATCATAGCAATCTCATCAATATCTATTTCGAACAAAATAAGGAGTTTGATCCCAGGGGCAATTACTCCCTGAACGACCTGGATCCCCTGATTAATAAAAAACAGTTGGAAACGCTTGAAGGAAGCAATTTTCCTGACTATATGATCCGGTTTGCCGAACTGATCCTTTTTGGCGATGATGAGATAAACAGTGTAGATGCCGAAGTAAAGCTCTATAAAATGTACGCGGAATACCTGCATGGCTTTTCAAATACCTTCCTGCAAAACTATCTGCAGTTTGAGCTCAATCAAAAAAATATATTCGCCGCACTCACCGGACGTAAATACGAAATGAATTATGAACATGAACTGATAGGGGAGGGCGAAGTAGTAGAGGCTTTAATAAAAAGTAGATCGCGGGATTTTGGTCTGGCCAATGAAATAGAGTATGTCGAATCGCTTGTGCAAATATATGAAGAAGAGAATATTTTGCAGCGCGAGCTTAAAATAGATCGCCTTAAATGGGAGTACCTCAACGAAAGTACTTTTTTTAACTATTTTACCATCGAAAGGGTTATGGCCTTTGTATATAAGCTCTTTATGATTGAAAGATGGACAGAGCTAAACGAGGACGAAGGCAAAAAAATGTTCCAACAACTATTGAGCGAATTGAAAAATAGCTTCGAGTTTCCTGAAGAATATAAAATACGACATGGAAAGAAAAAATAA
- a CDS encoding V-type ATP synthase subunit B has protein sequence METQAFQKIYTKITNLTKATIMLKSTDVGYDEMALVHGRIGQVVKIMGDDVILQIFGGTEGIPTDAEVVFLGRPPQLKVGEQLAGRFFNAFGEPIDGGPEVEGEMVDTGGPSVNPVRRAQPSQLIATGIAGIDLNNTLVTGQKIPFFADPDQPYNQVMANVALRTEADKIILGGMGLSNDDYLYFKNVFDNAGALDRIVSFVNTTEDPPVERLLIPDMALTAAEYFAHEKQEKVLVLLTDMTLFADALSIVSNRMDQIPSKDSMPGSLYSDLARLYEKAVQFPHGGSITIIAVTTLSGGDITHAIPDNTGYITEGQIFLRMDSDVGKVIVDPFRSLSRLKQLVIGTQTREDHPQVMNAAIRLYADAANAKTKQDNGFDLTDYDERTLKFAQEYSERLLAVDLNIDTEEMLDRTWQLFKENFSREEVVVRQEFVDKYWK, from the coding sequence ATGGAAACACAAGCATTTCAAAAAATATATACTAAAATAACTAACCTGACAAAGGCCACTATCATGTTAAAGTCCACCGATGTAGGCTACGACGAGATGGCGCTGGTGCATGGCAGGATAGGGCAGGTAGTGAAAATTATGGGCGACGACGTTATCCTTCAGATTTTTGGAGGAACGGAGGGAATACCCACGGATGCCGAAGTGGTGTTTTTGGGTCGCCCACCACAACTTAAAGTGGGTGAGCAGCTCGCCGGACGCTTTTTCAATGCCTTTGGTGAACCCATAGACGGCGGCCCTGAAGTTGAAGGGGAGATGGTGGACACCGGTGGCCCCTCAGTAAACCCCGTGCGACGTGCACAGCCCTCGCAACTAATAGCCACGGGAATTGCCGGAATCGACCTGAACAACACGCTGGTTACGGGCCAAAAGATACCTTTTTTTGCCGACCCTGACCAACCTTATAATCAAGTGATGGCCAATGTGGCCCTGCGAACCGAAGCCGATAAGATTATCCTGGGTGGTATGGGCTTATCAAACGATGATTATCTGTACTTTAAAAATGTATTCGATAATGCCGGGGCGCTCGACCGCATCGTGAGCTTTGTGAATACTACAGAGGATCCACCGGTAGAACGACTTCTTATTCCGGATATGGCACTTACCGCAGCAGAGTATTTTGCTCACGAAAAACAAGAGAAAGTACTGGTACTGTTAACCGACATGACCTTGTTTGCTGATGCCCTTTCCATCGTATCTAACCGTATGGATCAGATACCTTCAAAGGACAGTATGCCGGGATCGCTTTATTCCGATTTGGCGCGCCTCTACGAAAAAGCGGTACAATTTCCCCACGGTGGATCCATCACAATTATCGCGGTAACCACGCTTAGTGGTGGTGATATTACCCACGCTATACCTGATAATACGGGCTATATAACGGAGGGGCAAATATTTTTACGTATGGACTCGGATGTGGGTAAGGTTATCGTAGATCCGTTCCGAAGTCTTTCGCGACTGAAACAGCTGGTTATCGGAACTCAAACGCGCGAAGACCATCCACAGGTGATGAACGCTGCCATACGTTTGTATGCCGATGCCGCCAACGCCAAAACAAAGCAGGATAACGGTTTTGATTTAACTGATTACGACGAGCGTACGCTTAAATTTGCGCAGGAGTATTCCGAACGCTTATTGGCGGTGGATCTGAATATAGATACCGAAGAAATGCTTGACAGAACCTGGCAATTATTTAAGGAAAACTTTAGCCGCGAAGAGGTGGTGGTGCGCCAGGAGTTTGTAGATAAATACTGGAAATAA
- a CDS encoding V-type ATP synthase subunit K, with translation MSAIVLAYIGIGIMIALTGIGSAYGVSIGGNAAIGAMKKNADAFGNYLVLSALPGTQGLYGFGAFFIFSTTGILTTDITWLQASAVFGAGLALGLVGLFSAIRQGQVCANGIAGIGSGHDVFGNTLILAVFPELYAILGFAAAFMISASVVG, from the coding sequence ATGAGCGCTATTGTTTTAGCTTACATTGGAATCGGAATTATGATCGCACTTACCGGAATCGGAAGTGCCTACGGAGTGTCTATCGGCGGTAATGCAGCCATCGGAGCCATGAAAAAGAATGCTGACGCATTTGGTAATTACCTTGTGCTGAGTGCCCTTCCGGGCACGCAGGGACTGTATGGCTTTGGTGCCTTCTTTATTTTTAGTACCACAGGCATTTTAACTACCGATATTACCTGGCTACAGGCTTCTGCCGTGTTTGGCGCCGGACTTGCACTGGGGTTGGTTGGTTTGTTCTCAGCCATCCGTCAGGGGCAGGTTTGTGCTAACGGAATCGCTGGTATAGGATCAGGACACGATGTTTTTGGTAACACCCTTATCCTTGCCGTGTTCCCCGAGCTTTATGCCATCCTCGGTTTTGCCGCTGCCTTTATGATCAGTGCGTCCGTAGTAGGTTAA
- a CDS encoding V-type ATP synthase subunit A: protein MERKNKTIGVVTGIISNLVIVKVDGPVAQNEICFIRHPENKLMAEVIKITGDNAYVQVFESTRGLKIGVQVEFENHLLEVSLGPGILSRNYDGLQNDLDKMDGVFLKRGDYTDPLNREKKWDWKPLAKKDDKVKAGSWLGEVPENGMPHRIMVPFKMDGEYTVKSVVPEGAYTVDDVVATVTDTDGNDIELTMVQKWPVKMAITAYNNKPRPFKLLETGIRTMDTLNPIVEGGTGFIPGPFGTGKTVLQHAISKFAEADIVIIAACGERANEVVEIFTEFPELEDPRTGRKLIERTTIIANTSNMPVAAREASVYTAMTLGEYYRSMGLKVLLMADSTSRWAQALREMSNRLEELPGPDGFPMDLTAIISGFYARAGFVYLNNGETGSITFIGTVSPAGGNLKEPVTESTRKAARCFYGLNQDRADSKRYPAIDPIDSYSKYLEYPEVQNYLMEHIGEGWLENVAKAKNLLLRGREAMEQINILGDDGVPLEFHERFWNSELIDGVILQQDSFDEVDANCPMPRQKYMLEKVLNVSEKKFAFENFEDLSNFFKRIINVLKQMNYSEWESDKLKKHEAELEEIMNERLN from the coding sequence ATGGAAAGAAAAAATAAAACTATAGGAGTGGTAACCGGGATTATATCCAACCTTGTAATTGTTAAGGTCGATGGCCCCGTTGCCCAAAACGAAATTTGTTTTATCCGCCATCCCGAAAATAAACTGATGGCCGAGGTAATTAAAATTACAGGCGATAACGCTTACGTGCAAGTTTTTGAGAGTACACGCGGATTAAAGATAGGTGTGCAGGTAGAGTTCGAGAATCACCTGTTGGAGGTGAGCCTGGGGCCGGGAATACTGTCACGTAACTACGACGGACTGCAAAACGACCTGGACAAGATGGACGGCGTATTCCTTAAAAGAGGCGATTACACAGACCCGCTGAACCGGGAGAAGAAATGGGACTGGAAACCCCTCGCTAAAAAAGATGATAAAGTAAAGGCCGGCTCCTGGTTGGGCGAGGTGCCCGAAAACGGCATGCCCCACCGTATTATGGTACCTTTTAAAATGGATGGTGAGTACACTGTTAAAAGCGTAGTGCCCGAAGGTGCCTATACCGTGGACGACGTAGTGGCCACCGTGACCGATACCGACGGAAATGACATTGAATTAACCATGGTGCAAAAATGGCCGGTTAAAATGGCTATTACAGCCTACAACAATAAACCGCGCCCCTTTAAGCTACTCGAAACGGGTATACGTACCATGGACACCCTGAACCCAATTGTTGAAGGTGGAACAGGTTTTATCCCCGGCCCTTTTGGTACCGGAAAAACCGTATTGCAGCACGCCATATCAAAGTTTGCCGAGGCCGATATAGTGATAATTGCGGCTTGCGGGGAGCGTGCCAACGAGGTGGTGGAAATTTTCACCGAGTTCCCCGAGCTCGAAGATCCGCGTACCGGACGAAAGCTTATTGAGCGTACAACCATTATTGCCAACACATCCAACATGCCTGTGGCGGCTCGTGAGGCATCGGTATATACCGCCATGACCCTGGGAGAGTATTATCGCTCCATGGGGTTAAAGGTGTTGCTGATGGCCGACTCCACCTCGCGCTGGGCACAGGCGCTGCGCGAAATGAGTAATCGTTTGGAAGAACTTCCCGGGCCGGATGGGTTCCCCATGGATCTGACAGCCATCATCAGCGGTTTTTATGCTCGCGCCGGATTTGTATACCTCAATAACGGAGAAACGGGTTCCATCACTTTTATCGGTACGGTATCACCGGCAGGGGGTAACCTAAAAGAACCGGTAACAGAATCTACACGGAAGGCAGCGCGCTGTTTTTATGGTCTAAATCAGGATCGTGCCGACAGTAAGCGCTATCCCGCCATCGACCCCATTGATAGTTATTCTAAATATTTAGAATATCCCGAAGTGCAAAATTATTTGATGGAGCACATTGGCGAAGGCTGGCTGGAAAACGTGGCCAAAGCCAAAAACTTACTCTTAAGGGGACGCGAAGCCATGGAACAAATAAATATCCTGGGCGACGATGGTGTGCCCCTTGAATTTCATGAGCGTTTTTGGAACTCCGAACTGATAGACGGCGTTATACTTCAGCAAGATTCCTTTGACGAGGTGGATGCCAATTGCCCCATGCCGCGCCAAAAATATATGCTCGAAAAAGTACTCAACGTAAGCGAAAAAAAGTTTGCGTTTGAAAATTTCGAGGATTTGAGCAACTTCTTTAAGCGCATCATTAACGTTTTAAAGCAAATGAACTACTCGGAGTGGGAATCGGATAAGTTAAAAAAGCATGAAGCCGAACTGGAAGAGATAATGAATGAACGCTTAAATTAA
- a CDS encoding V-type ATP synthase subunit D — protein sequence MAIKFQYNKTSQQLMDKQLKVRERALPTLQNKEAALRIEVKKARERAQELEHELEAKLADLDNMSRLWGEFDMNAITVEDVELANKRIAGVQTPELVEVIFKKEPFALFSKPVWFLDGVKIVESLAKLGIEREVYIRKMELLDRARKKTTQKVNLYEKVQIPGYKDAILKIKRFLEDEENLSKAAQKIIKNRQEEMEVQL from the coding sequence ATGGCCATAAAGTTTCAATATAATAAAACCTCGCAGCAGTTGATGGACAAGCAGCTCAAAGTACGTGAGCGCGCTTTGCCCACGCTTCAGAATAAGGAAGCGGCTCTGCGAATCGAGGTTAAAAAAGCAAGGGAAAGGGCGCAGGAACTCGAACATGAACTTGAAGCAAAGCTGGCTGATTTGGATAATATGTCGCGGTTATGGGGCGAGTTCGACATGAATGCCATTACGGTTGAAGATGTGGAGCTTGCAAATAAAAGGATTGCCGGCGTGCAAACCCCCGAACTTGTGGAAGTTATATTTAAAAAAGAACCATTTGCACTGTTTAGCAAGCCCGTGTGGTTTTTAGACGGTGTTAAAATTGTGGAAAGTCTGGCTAAATTGGGCATCGAACGCGAGGTGTATATTCGCAAGATGGAGCTGCTGGATAGAGCGCGTAAAAAAACAACCCAAAAGGTGAATCTTTACGAGAAAGTGCAGATACCGGGTTATAAGGATGCGATACTAAAGATAAAGCGATTCTTGGAGGATGAGGAAAATCTATCGAAAGCAGCACAGAAAATCATAAAAAATCGTCAGGAAGAAATGGAGGTGCAGTTATGA
- a CDS encoding V-type ATP synthase subunit I: MYKYSFLVHHSDFISFKENLKEKGVLHIKERDIEPGAEVLDNIQQLSEVKRHKRRLLGRKADEHTVQVQIPQDGSELIEMLKSKNAQLDTLHHEQQQLDKEVEALKPWGDFSWDTIHKLKKQGIKVRFFYTAAKKYDPLWEREYSLAKISEERGFVYFVFYDTEDQTLDLDVDEIKIPEKELSDLKKQLDSIIKKIDRLNQELDKIAEEGIPVLDKFESDIQDRLNDASFLVNSGDGADGKIKIVEGWVPKSLDEGFENYIKEQSVYYIREQSTQKDKPPILLQNGRFSKLFEPIGKLFSLPSYAELDLTAFFAPFFFLFFGFCLGDAGYGLLLLIGAGVAKYKVDKDMKPLLSLVQWLGVGTILFGVVTGTFFGIKLMDVNIPFFTNLRETFLDDQQMFNLALGFGFVQILFGMAIKVANGVKQNGWKHSLSAAGWFLFFISTAIMVILDAVGGEEKWLWSVPHIILISISGLGIFVLNDPKRNVFMNIGVGLWDTYNMITGFAGDLLSYIRLFALGLSSAILGLVFNSLAFDLAPDIPVLGWIVTLIILVLGHGLNLFMASLGAVVHPMRLTFVEFYKNAGFVGGGKEYKPFSKISK, encoded by the coding sequence ATGTATAAATATTCTTTTTTGGTGCATCACTCAGATTTTATCTCTTTCAAGGAAAACCTGAAGGAAAAGGGGGTGCTCCACATCAAGGAAAGGGATATCGAACCCGGTGCCGAGGTGCTTGACAATATTCAGCAACTCAGTGAGGTAAAACGGCATAAGCGCCGGCTCCTGGGCAGAAAGGCTGATGAGCACACGGTGCAAGTGCAGATACCACAGGACGGCAGTGAACTGATAGAAATGCTCAAAAGCAAAAATGCCCAACTGGATACGCTCCATCACGAGCAACAACAACTTGACAAAGAGGTGGAGGCGCTAAAGCCATGGGGCGATTTTAGCTGGGATACAATCCATAAGTTAAAAAAACAGGGTATTAAAGTCAGATTTTTTTATACCGCCGCAAAAAAATATGATCCCTTATGGGAAAGAGAGTATAGCCTGGCAAAAATTTCGGAGGAGCGCGGTTTTGTTTATTTTGTTTTTTACGACACCGAAGACCAGACGCTGGATTTGGATGTGGATGAAATAAAAATCCCTGAAAAGGAACTGAGCGATTTAAAAAAGCAACTGGATTCGATCATCAAAAAGATTGACCGTTTAAATCAGGAGCTGGATAAGATAGCAGAAGAGGGCATACCTGTTTTGGATAAATTTGAAAGCGATATTCAGGATAGGCTCAATGATGCCAGTTTTTTGGTAAACAGCGGAGATGGGGCAGATGGTAAAATCAAGATCGTAGAGGGTTGGGTACCCAAATCCCTGGACGAAGGGTTTGAAAACTATATAAAAGAGCAATCCGTTTATTATATACGCGAGCAATCAACCCAAAAAGATAAGCCGCCTATCTTGCTCCAAAATGGAAGATTTTCAAAATTGTTCGAGCCCATCGGCAAACTGTTTTCGCTGCCTTCGTATGCCGAGCTCGATTTGACAGCCTTTTTTGCACCGTTCTTTTTCCTGTTCTTCGGTTTCTGCCTTGGCGATGCCGGATATGGGCTCTTGCTCCTTATTGGCGCAGGGGTGGCCAAGTACAAAGTGGATAAGGACATGAAACCGTTATTGTCCTTGGTGCAATGGCTGGGCGTAGGTACCATCCTGTTCGGTGTGGTAACCGGAACATTTTTTGGTATTAAGTTGATGGATGTAAACATTCCGTTCTTCACTAATTTAAGGGAAACTTTCCTCGATGATCAGCAAATGTTTAATCTGGCATTAGGCTTTGGTTTTGTGCAGATACTCTTTGGTATGGCCATTAAAGTGGCTAATGGGGTTAAGCAAAATGGCTGGAAACATTCCCTCTCGGCAGCGGGTTGGTTCCTGTTTTTTATTTCAACGGCTATCATGGTAATTTTAGATGCCGTTGGAGGGGAAGAAAAATGGTTGTGGAGTGTTCCGCATATCATCTTAATCAGCATCTCGGGCTTGGGCATTTTTGTGCTTAACGATCCTAAACGAAACGTATTTATGAATATAGGTGTGGGACTTTGGGATACCTATAATATGATAACCGGATTTGCCGGCGACTTGTTGTCGTACATCCGTTTGTTTGCCCTGGGGCTGTCAAGTGCTATATTAGGCCTGGTGTTTAATTCTTTGGCCTTTGATCTGGCTCCCGACATACCTGTTTTGGGTTGGATAGTGACCCTGATAATATTGGTATTAGGGCATGGATTAAATCTTTTTATGGCATCATTGGGCGCGGTAGTTCATCCCATGAGGCTTACCTTTGTTGAGTTTTATAAAAATGCCGGTTTTGTCGGCGGTGGTAAAGAATATAAACCATTTAGTAAAATAAGTAAATAA